The following are encoded in a window of Alosa sapidissima isolate fAloSap1 chromosome 10, fAloSap1.pri, whole genome shotgun sequence genomic DNA:
- the LOC121721430 gene encoding mucin-2-like, translating to MASFNRPYTRPLTQPPDPLTRQQSKHYFKLIQVTHHQHIISHALQTGLFPTGMTRQVAKLTQFIKPALPTQHTRTLLNQNTSDWMQHNMDILLEHYNTQLTLLTSTPSPFNTLAFQIASGWARKRYHTRLSPTTLQTVQRLLNPQSSPHTTPTHTTPPHQTTTPTPRDPPTPTHSSDPSFLTEFPPLPAPTRAPTPPPKQDLGVMPHPTLTLTTPSIPSLSTSIDLQQVTFTINTPDLTDTLSDTDDHQHPPNTTHTTQNAQHRTKNPPTTPTPIDTSPIDTLPVSPTLTPPKNRPTIQVTALVTHTYNSQPTITQRPNTATTNTTQANHLITHLVPQDITPCLSPPGSTQVGGVDPGQSKPSRVMMSKGNKKANQLTKPNAEPSTSTGVELSGAPTPSPLPLHKPSPTPHSTQPLSPRPPLLRTPTVPLLSLPLFSPTYHKWSNNRLQEWHIRPNKPILFIGDSNLARIPPHPYPNIQIDSYPGATANHMNRLLEKTSPQEAVELLVLSVGTNNREHNAKATTNKQLNKMFKLATKVFPNANIYVPVINFSPSIHPHYKYNLTEINRYITTHLPHLQPLPADQFSTTLDHIHWTPEVASKILHFWCTQLNLTFHRP from the exons ATGGCCTCATTCAACAGACCCTACACACGTCCTCTCACACAACCTCCAGATCCCCTCACCCGACAACAATCCAAACACTACTTCAAACTGATTCAAGTCACTCACCACCAACACATAATTTCACATGCACTCCAGACAGGCCTCTTCCCCACAGGTATGACCAGACAAGTAGCCAAACTTACACAATTCATTAAACCAGCACTACCCACtcaacatacacgcacactacTCAACCAGAACACATCAGACTGGATGCAACACAACATGGACATCCTTCTGGAACACTATAACACACAACTTACACTACTGACTTCCACCCCTTCCCCTTTCAATACACTGGCATTTCAGATTGCCAGTGGCTGGGCCAGAAAGAGGTACCATACTCGCCTGTCACCCACTACCTTACAGACAGTTCAACGGCTTCTCAACCCTCAGTCTTCCCCccacacaacaccaacacacaccaccccccctcACCAGACTACTACCCCCACTCCTAgggacccccccacacccactcactctTCTGACCCCTCTTTTCTCACTGAattccctcctcttcctgcacCCACTAGGGCCCCTACTCCCCCTCCTAAACAGGACTTGGGAGTTATGCCACATCCCACACTTACACTTACCACCCCATCCATCCCTTCACTCTCCACTTCCATTGACTTACAGCAGGTCACTTTTACCATCAACACACCTGACCTGACAGATACACTCTCAGATACTGATGACCATCAACACccacccaacaccacacacaccactcagaaCGCACAACACCGCACCAAAAATCCCCCCACTACTCCCACACCCATAGACACTTCTCCCATTGACAC tctcccggtctcccctaccctTACACCACCCAAAAACAGACCCACCATACAGGTTACAGCCCTTGTCACTCACACTTATAACAGTCAGCCCACAATCACCCAACGCCCTAACACGGCCACCACTAACACCACCCAGGCTAACCACCTCATAACACATTTGGTTCCACAGGATATAACACCATGTCTCTCTCCACCAGGTTCCACCCAAGTGGGAGGGGTAGACCCAGGACAGTCCAAACCATCAAGGGTGATGATGAGCAAGGGAAACAAAAAAGCTAACCAGCTTACAAAACCCAATGCTgagccctccacctccacaggtGTAGAACTGTCTGGGGCTCCTACTCCCTCCCCCCTACCTCTACACAAACCCTCACCTACACCACATTCTACACAACCCCTGTCCCCTAGGCCCCCTCTTCTTCGGACTCCTACagtcccacttctctctctccccctcttctctcctaccTATCACAAATGGTCCAACAATAGACTTCAGGAGTGGCACATCAGACCTAACAAACCCATATTATTCATAGGCGATTCCAATCTGGCCCGTATTCCCCCTCATCCATATCCCAACATACAGATAGACAGCTATCCAGGTGCCACAGCCAACCACATGAACCGGTTACTTGAGAAAACTTCCCCACAAGAAGCCGTTGAGCTGTTAGTCCTGTCGGTGGGTACCAACAACAGAGAACACAATGCTAAGGCCACCACCAACAAACAACTTAACAAAATGTTTAAGTTGGCCACCAAAGTTTTCCCCAACGCCAACATTTATGTCCCGGTCATCAACTTTTCCCCCTCTATTCACCCACACTACAAATACAATCTCACCGAGATTAACCGCTACATCAccacccacctcccccacctccaaccACTTCCAGCAGATCAATTTTCCACCACACTTGATCACATCCACTGGACCCCAGAAGTGGCTTCCAAAATCCTCCACTTCTGGTGCACACAACTAAATTTAACCTTTCACAGACCCTAA